The nucleotide window TATTACACATTGCTCCTTTAATTCTGGTGGGGGTGAAAAACTATGTTTCAGtcatccttctccccctccccccatccccAGAGAGATGGCGAGTGACGACCAGGTGGCCATCTTGACAGACGACGAGGAGGATCAGAAGAGGAAGTACGTCATGGCAGAACCCTTCAACACCCTGTCTAAAACCTTGGATCAGATAGCAGCAGGTGCGGGCCCCACCGCTGCCTCCCAAGGTCCAGCATCACCCCCGACAGACACACATGCCACCCCCAGCAATGACTGCCTGGAGAGGAACTGCGTGCAGATCAACAACCACTTACTCATCTCCAAGgtcttctacttcttcttctaTGCGGCCTATGGGTCCCTGCACCCGTTGCTGCCTGTCTACTACAAGCAACTGGGCATGACGCCCAGCCAGAGCGGCCTGCTGGTCGGGATTCGGTACTTCATAGAATTCTGCAGCGCCCCCTTTTGGGGGGTGGTGGCGGACCGCTTCAAGAAGGGCAAGGTGGTGCTGCTGTTCTCTGTCTTCTGCTGGTTGGTGTTCAACAGCGGCATCGGCTTCATCAAGCCTGCCTCCATGACCTGCGTGGAGAGGAAACCGACAGTCGTGTCCCCCACCAGTCCCGCCCAGATCGGTCCGTCGGCCAATCACAGCAGGAACCGCAGGGGTGCGAGTGGAGACTTTTTCCCCCTCTCCTTTGCATCAGACTCAGTTAGCGGTCCCCTGCACAGGTATGTGAGGAGCGATGGTGGTAATATCACTGGACCCAGTAGTGTCACGGGACCTGTGCCTTCCTCCACCAACTCCACAACAATGTTGACAtcttccccctccaccaccaccaccaccaccaccaaaacaaaaacaacaacaacaacaaaaacagcagcaacaacaacagccggCTCAAAACCTGCCTCAAATCTGACCACGACCAAaccaaccaccacaaccaccactaccaaAGTCTATGACATCATCTCCAACCACGACCAGGTGGAGACCATCTTCCTCCTGATCCTGCTGGTCATCATCATCGGCGAGTTCTTCAGTGCTCCGGCCGTGACCATCGTGGACACGCGCACCCTGCAGTACCTGGGCCCCCACCGGGACCGCTATGGTCTGCAGAGGATGTGGGGCTCCCTGGGCTGGGGCCTGGCAATGCTGTGCGTGGGCATCTGGATCGACCACACCCACATCAAGCTCTTCATCCAGGGCACCGGCTGCATCGTGCCTGACTACAAGAACTACCAGATAGCCTTTATTGTCTTTGGAGTCCTGATGGCCGTTGCTTTTATAGTGTCTACTCAGTTCTACTTTGAGAGTAGTACTAGTGACCATCGGCCAATGGAGGCCCAGGTGGAGGAGGATAAGAGACAGGAGGTGGAATCTCCTCAAACGTCCAGTGGCGTTTCATCTCCCGAAGGGCACACTGTGGAATCGTTAGAATCTCAAAGCTCCATCAGCCAGCGGTTCCTTTACTGGGACCTCCTTCGGCTGCTGTGCAGTGTGCAATACGGCTCGGTGCTCTTCGTGGCCTGGTTCATGGGATTCGGCTACGGCTTCGTGTTCACTTTCCTCTACTGGCACCTGGAGGACCTGAAGGGGACCACCACACTTTTTGGAGTCTGCTCGGTGCTGAGCCACATCTCGGAGCTggtagcctacttcaccagccacaAGCTAATCGAGCTCATCGGCCATATAAGGTACATGAAGGGGGCATGGGTCAAAagcattagcctggtcccagatctgtttgtgtttctgtacGTCTTGTCAACTCCTGCGTGACAATAACCCTAGGAGTTGGCTAGACtgcacaaactgatctggaacCAGGCAACAAAAGCAAGGCCAAAATGAGATTATTCTGGTATAGTTGTAATCAAAGTcacaatatttattttatttctttcagttTGATTGAATTCCAGATAATCGCTCACCATTCTTGGAGATGTGATGGGATTTAGGCTTATCAGAAAGGATAATTTGTTCAGACTTTACACTTGTTTACTTTTAGTCAGTGAACTTAAACAACCACAAGCATTCAGTGAATTCAGTGAATTGACAGTTTATGTTAATTTCCTGCCCTGCCCTGTGGGAACTTGACCAGTAAGCTGAGTGCTAGAGTGACACAATGAGTGAGTGGAGTGTAAGGGAGTTTCAGGGGTGATGCAGTAACCTGCTAACGGAAGACGTAGGTGTGCTACATAGGCTATAGCAGGCCCCCCAACAGCCTCAAACAAACATACGGTCAATTCATAGGATGACAGACATTGGGAGAGCTCCGCTCTGTTAAATTTCTAAGAGGGAGACCTACTCCCTCCAGCtagtgtggtctctctctctctctaaattgtGATTTATTGTCTGTttgaattggagagagagagagcgcgaaaggaagggagaggagggaaaggcagAAACACAGATGTTGACTAAGTGGGCATTGCCCAAATTGGCACACAGTTTGCAGAATAGACAAGCTGTTTTTTTTCTAGACATTTGTTATTTTCCAATTCAAAAGCTTTAAATGCAGCGTTTTGCTTAAGGGAAAGGAAAGAAACATTGGTAAACAGGAAGACCCATCCTGAGAGCTCAGAGAGGATTTTTTTGTCAGTTCTTCCGTCTCCCGTCTGCCCTGTGATATTTCTCAGGCGGGTGACACTTGCCAAATCACCCACGCCTATCTATGAACAAGATGAATCATTTGTAATAACAAGGGTTAGCCAAGGGCTGGTCTCCCAGTACAAAGCTACAATGTGCCACTTATGTTATTCAAATATGGTTGTTTTAAGTGCAGCCAGAGCAGTTTCCTAGACAATGGGAAAGTCTCTAACCATTGCATTCATATTATCAACAAACTATAGATAAACTATGGATTTGTTTGTAAAAAGCACTGTATGCAGTACTAATACAGCTACATGTGTAAAAACAATTAACATTTACACCAATATTTATACTTTTTACAATGCCATCAGCATTGTAGAGAATGAATGGACAGTGCTGTGCTGAATCGATGGAGGAGAGCTCTGCTCTTCTCCCACAGAGttccactgtgtgtgtggtgtgtgtgtctggactcTGTCAGATCTTTGTTTGATGGCCTGGTTTCTGCCTGGGCTGCTGGCAGGGCCTGTGGAAGCCTTTTGTTCCTCTGGGAACATGTGTGCGTATAACCCAATCCTGTCCATTACTTCAGCATGAGGCTCTCCATTGATCTCCTGAACTAAATGCCTGTGCGGATCGATTGGTGAGCACAGAAACACTGTGCAGGGGCTTTTCATATTAGGCTGTTATTCAAATTGCCTGTCTCACGCTAAGATTTGCATGGGTACCTCTCCATGTCTGATATTTACATGGGGCCTAAGACTATGTGGAGATAAATACTGAAATAGTCGttgctctctgtgtctgtttgtgtctgaGTCTGTGTATGGTAACACAACGACCAGTTAGATGACTGCTGTGTGTATGAGTCTGTGCATGCCTCCTTTCCTGTCCAGCTCTAGTCTCTGTGCAGCAGTTATCTGGTCCTTGTGACTGGTCCTAGTGTTGTCAGACACGGCCTGCCCCGGGGTTAGAATGA belongs to Salmo trutta chromosome 20, fSalTru1.1, whole genome shotgun sequence and includes:
- the LOC115155950 gene encoding major facilitator superfamily domain-containing protein 6-like, whose translation is MASDDQVAILTDDEEDQKRKYVMAEPFNTLSKTLDQIAAGAGPTAASQGPASPPTDTHATPSNDCLERNCVQINNHLLISKVFYFFFYAAYGSLHPLLPVYYKQLGMTPSQSGLLVGIRYFIEFCSAPFWGVVADRFKKGKVVLLFSVFCWLVFNSGIGFIKPASMTCVERKPTVVSPTSPAQIGPSANHSRNRRGASGDFFPLSFASDSVSGPLHRYVRSDGGNITGPSSVTGPVPSSTNSTTMLTSSPSTTTTTTTKTKTTTTTKTAATTTAGSKPASNLTTTKPTTTTTTTKVYDIISNHDQVETIFLLILLVIIIGEFFSAPAVTIVDTRTLQYLGPHRDRYGLQRMWGSLGWGLAMLCVGIWIDHTHIKLFIQGTGCIVPDYKNYQIAFIVFGVLMAVAFIVSTQFYFESSTSDHRPMEAQVEEDKRQEVESPQTSSGVSSPEGHTVESLESQSSISQRFLYWDLLRLLCSVQYGSVLFVAWFMGFGYGFVFTFLYWHLEDLKGTTTLFGVCSVLSHISELVAYFTSHKLIELIGHIRVLYIGLACNTARYLYISYLENAWIVLPMEVLQGVTHASVWAACISYLSAAVPPELRTSAQGILQGLHLGLGRGCGAMVGGVFVNFFGAAHTFRGIGIASLVILLLFALIQWLAVQSGEKNTKMLAENIPVPSSPVPIATIDVIQSDNVAATTPPPRKTKHQEEQEDMSKPAWVVSASPWVSLAFALHQIREISVLARSSPANNHQPLEEINEISTDEPTEETSQSSSQDPPSRSPQTGPSPGGTPLPDQDPPMPADQPPLPTGHTQ